DNA from Rhinatrema bivittatum chromosome 1, aRhiBiv1.1, whole genome shotgun sequence:
CATGATTGATCTTTGCTAACTCTAGTTTCTTTGCAGGTGCTGCGTCTGAGCCCATGACAGTTTGGATCATTGGTCATTCGTTTACTTACTGGGGTCACAGACACGCCTGCGGCCGTCCTTACGGCCCTCACTTGGACTTACAACGAAGGGGGGTTCGGGTTATCTGGCTTGGCCGGAGGGGTATGCTGTGGGACGAACTTGTTCCTTATGTTAGGAAGGAGCGAGAGCGTCGGGCAGCTCCTCGGGTCTTGGTAGTTCATTTGGGGGGTAACGACTGGGGTAAGATGTCGGGCAAGCACTTCATTAGCAATGTCCGTAAGGACTTAATGACTATATCTATTTTGCTGCCGACGACGATCTTATGCTGGTCTGATATTGTGGTGAGGCCTGCTGAATTGGATAACATCAGATGGAAACGGTGTAGGTCCAAGGCAAACCAACAAATCGGGACTTGGTTGGAGCGCTTGGGTGGTCGGCATATTAAGTATGCCTGGTCATGGGGTAAGGTAACAGGTTTGTTCCGAGATGATGGGGTTCACCTGTCTTTTCTAGGATtagacttgttcctgaactccatTCAGGAGGTCTTAGAGGAGTTATTTCCTCTGTAAAgcgaggccgcatctttgggggtcacagggCATTATATGCCTGTGCCTGTGGCGGTTGGTCCGAGCCATAACTGTTCAATTTTGTTGTTCAAGTTATTTGGATTTTGGTAAAGCCGACGGTGGTTGACAACTGAGGGCTGTTGTCAGGGTGTGGCTCCTTGCCGGAtgaggcgggggccgcttggccagactccttgcaagTTGGAGGCGGGAGTACacctgggttggctccttgcaggagagtgtggcgggagtcggaacctggcgtgttggggccaaagagtgtaacagagaggctggttaggctatcctgccggaaggtggcggatagtctggtgggggctgggcaataccaaagtcctagttgttggtgttaatgtgtggatataagctcggaccactgaatgattaaagctgcggccttgttttacccacaaTGAAATGTGTCTGTGATTATTGGATTGTAAGGGGGTGGTTGCGAGCGAGTGAGGTCCTGCATGCCCACATTATGGAAGACCAGCCGGACCCCGTGTCCGGCCGGGCGGCGTAATGTGGGCGCAGGCTCACTTCAGAGGCGAGGCGCGTGtggttggagaggggggggggggggaaggtggaatagaCGGAGGTGAAAACAACGTGGGGACACAAGTAGGGCTGCAACGTGACGTAcgtgaaggaggggggagggggggactgaagGCGAGTGTCATAGAGTCGTGGAATGCAGTGATTGGCTTtaggtgcaaggggggggggggcagaaggagtaaGCGTGGAGAGCTGGGATAGGTGGGGAGAAAATTCAAACTGCTGGTTAAGCAGTTTTAGTAACGCGGGCTTCAGTCGGTAGCTGCGAGCGAGAGAGGGGCAGAAGGTTCGCgcgaccctcccacccacccttagtCCTAGGCGATTGTTGTTGGGGAATTGCAGTTTTGTTTGGGGGATTTGTCGCAGCGGGGGCGGTTGGTCCGAGCCATAACTGTTCAATTTTGTTGTTCAAGTTATTTGGATTTTGGTAAAGCCGACGGTGGTTGACAACTGAGGGCTGTTGTCAGGGTGTGGCTCCTTGCCGGAtgaggcgggggccgcttggccagactccttgcaagTTGGAGGCGGGAGTACacctgggttggctccttgcaggagagtgtggcgggagtcggaacctggcgtgttggggccaaagagtgtaacagagaggctggttaggctatcctgccggaaggtggcggatagtctggtgggggctgggcaataccaaagtcctagttgttggtgttaatgtgtggatataagctcggaccactgaatgattaaagctgcggccttgttttacccacaaTGAAATGTGTCTGTGATTATTGGATTGTAAGGGGGTGGTTGCGAGCGAGTGAGGTCCTGCATGCCCACATTATTGCAGCATCTTTCATAAAAGTAATTATTAATTAAATCATTGAGAGTTATGTTTCACAATGGATCTATAGCTATATCTTCTGTTGTATATGAGATGGTCCTAGCCTGCCCCTCATGCATTGAAAAGATCATTGCTTTTTTAACTGAAAACAGTATTTCTATTTTTAGAGGTCTTGGGCTAATTGGCAGATTTATTGTAAATGTTATTTTAAGTACTATCTTCATGCTTACTGTGtgcttttatatttgttttgcgcttgtcttttatttgtttgtattacATATGTATTATGCAATCCACCTAGCACTTGTTTTGGAATATATGGGATATAAGTGTGATAAATAAATTGTCTGTCAAATATATTCCAGTTTGACCTCAgggagaaagaaaaacatttattcAGCAAAGACAGTTCCTGGGGACTCAGTGATCACAGTATTACCCAATTGCTATTTACAGTTGATGGTCCTTCTGAAATGTCAAAAAGTTGTCTTACTAGTATGTCTGTGTTCTCTTATTGCTACACTTTTCTGTTAAAAAACAGTGTAACCTATGAGCAGTAGTGAATCTTTCATAAATATTCATAATTCTATTACTGTTTTAATATGCAATCTGTATTCACTCATTTCATGATTGCATTAGGGGCTCAAGCTGGCAAATAGATCAGGACATGCTCTCTCTGTCCTCTAACAGAATACACTTGGTCATCTGAATATCAATAAGGAAGGGGAGTTTACAGGGGATGTGATATTTCTGGATGGATGGGTGGGGGGTGAATATTGGAGAAAAAGAACATGTTTTACAATAGCTAGGAAGCTGACTTTGGGAGAAAGTCTATAACACAAAAATATAGGAAGAATAGCATACCCCTGTTCCCATCAAGAGCTCCAACTTCTCCCCATATTCATTTCTGaaacctgattgattttgtttAGGATTTTACATTGTCCAACTGAACTAAAGTACATTTTTGAAGCCTTTTACAGTAAAGTGACAGCCTTCCTCATAAAGGGGATTCATTTCTCTTGATCTGTAAAGAAAGCATTGCTAGTATATATGCAGAATATATCGAACTGTAATTACACAGAAAAGTACATGTGCATATATTAGACTCTAGGGATGCACAGAGGAAAttttttcatttcaattcattcattcattcatttcatggggCACCTCCATTTGATTCATTAGtttcaaactaaaaaaataaatttgtctcTTTGTTTCATTCGTTCATtagtttaccattaaagtcaatgggggaagcactgcaACCTTTTTTGGattccaaaattggggtttttttcatcaattctaatgaaatatatgggaagacatcatcagaacTGTAAAAGAACTCAGGTTACCTAGACTGTGACAAAAtggcaccataaaggggcaaaggagtacAAGCAGTTCTTTAAGGCAACATGAGagcagcaaagaagcagcaagagtgggaaaGACACCTAAGGCTTCATATGAGGGCACaaacaacaatggcatgaacctCCTAAGGCAGCAACataggcaaagtggcaccaagactGGGCATCAACTTCCTAGGCTTCATGAAAGGGGAGCAAAGCAGAAAATGTGATAGAAACCCCCCCAAGACATTGATAAAAGGACAAAGcaccaaagcagcacaaagagtgtcaTCAATACATCAAGCAGCACCTCAGACACTGGCAAAGAACACCCCAGGTGTAGTGTCTGGGATATAGTAGCAAGGCAGAGTAACAGAAAGAACTCCAGGGTATAAATTCTGAgaaatggcagcaaggctgagtggcataaagaccccaaggtgtagcatgagggGAAAAGCAGCAAGGCAGATGTTACGGTTCTGGCTACTGTGcaacctcccctccaccaggggacaCATGTGAGCCCTGTTCTGAAATGTactctctagcatgtccctagtTTCTTGCCTCAGCCAATCCTACATCTTCTGCTCCATCAGGGGACCTCCTGGAGCATACTTTCCTGGCTGGCCAAGCTCCTCTTGCATGCTTTCACTATGTTCAGACTGCAGCATTACTTAACCTAGTCTGTCCCTTTcctcagtgctttggcatcgagttTATTTGTACTCCTTGCTCAAGCCACTTCTGCTTGCAGCCTTCTaaggcctttctttttttttttttgcctcatggTCTCTGAGCCTTTTGATCTCTGTTTTGCCTTGCTTTGTCTTTTGACCTTTGGCCCTTTCGACTTCAGCCTTCTTtgtctttgccttgtggcctctaggCCTTCAGGTCCTTTATTGTTTAGAGCTTTCCTTAACCCTGGCCTAGCCCTGAGGCCTCCCTAGGCCTCTTTCTGACTCTAGGCTTTTCTCTTACTCTTGACCTCTGGCCTAGCCCTGAGGCTTCCCTAGGTCTCTTGCTGACTCTAGGCCTTTCTCTGTCTTGCCCCTAGGGATCTTTCTACGTTGTTGCCTTCGggttttatgttccatgttctgtggtGTCCTTGTCCTGTCTTAGTCTCTCCATACCCTAGCCTTTGGTCCAATTCTAGGCTTACCcacactctgttccagtgtttctgagtttcactcttacctccacacagctccagtctgttccaggtgTTCAAGTTCACTCTTATCTCCATGCAGCTCCTCTCCGTTTCTGTGTTCCGGTTCACTCTTACCTacatgcagctccagtctgtttctttgttccagttcactcttatctCCACGCAGCTCAAGTCTGCTCCTTTGTTCcggttcactcttacctccacacagctccaacctgttcctgagttccagtccagTCTGcactttgttcctgagttccagcccaGCCTGTACTCTGTTTCTGAACTTCAGCGAAGTCTGCacagcctgccttgctccagcctcactgGACCACCCAAGTCTAACCCTAGTCTTGTTATGTCATCTTGTGGtactctggaggtggtgtccaccacccttccccagcactgAACCCGCAACATCAGAGTGGTGGGGGAGATATCTGTCTTCCTGTTGATgtacttgccacttgtcagatttagtacactTTTGTGACAtaaacttttattacattccttTCATGAAATtcatcttgctgctgggtggaattttgggtgtatttaagctttttatataccgtcattcttaataaagatcacaatggttcacaagaGACATTCATAGATCATGGCTATTCAATAGTTTGAGGAGACATTCATAATATGGGTCTAACGGCttgcgaatctcaaacccttccattaactgagtgaagattaatttaacggtggttaaagaggattggtaattctagctttcagaaatttttgggcttataaaaatttggtgaaaggtgaaattaagggatatattctttagagtttgtgtgtgtctgaggtaataagcaagccagagatagttagttctagtgtctgtctttcccacccactcaacccttgatttttaggcatgagacactttctcattaaaaatcaatcagggtcttatgtaaatcatactattgtaccagcccttattgaaagtttaatcatccacttataggacactagctgattgattagtaaattcacctgtaaatttaaactactctcattccaactcccttagtatcctaaacttaactaggaactcaataaaactaagatgaaggcagcagtccagcagcaagaggggggctttccagtcttttgcattgagtgtcacatatatgattttgtacccgccggtgagagattgcatgtgtgcactcggtccaaagagctcctggctctcagggaacgagtccgatctctggaggctagagtagcagacttggaggagctgagggagacagagaggtacattgatgagaccttcagggacatagtagccaagtcccaaatccagtctggcagccctagtgctgccttggatcagaaaggtctctcaGTAGGAGAATATCACCCTGGTATAggaggaagtgatcctgtagcaaggacctgctctcctggtgatgtattgtcctctcccagggctactgcccaggagggaagggttaggctggccatcgcagttagtgattcgattattagaaatgtagatagcagggtggctggtggacgtgaggaccgtctggtaacttgcttgcctggtgcgaaggtggcagacctcacacgtcacctagatagaattatagacagtgctggggaggagccggctatcgtggtacatatgggctcaaatgacataggaaaatgtgggagagaggttctggaagccaaatctaggattttaggtaggaagctaaaatccagatcctccagggtggcattctctgaaatgcttcctgttcctcgtgcaggtccccagaggcaggcagagctccagattttcaatgtgtggatgagatgatggtgcagggaagagggattcagctttgtaaggaactggggaaacttaaACAATAAAggcccagttaaggcatccttgttataatgtaactttatactccttcaaattgtctcttgttgattggttggttatagttactgcctagttcgatgtaaaccgagttgatttgatttgtatcaagaaagtcagtatataaaagcctttaataaataaataaataaataaacttttggggaaaggggagacttttccgaaaggatgggctccaccttaaccagagtggaaccaagctgctggcactaactttcaaaaaagagatagagcagcttttaaactagaacaagggggaaagccaacagtcactcagcagtgcatggttcggagaaatgtatccttgaaggataggcgctaatttctgaaagtaaaatgtgcagcttggctgcacattttacttactgaatcgcgcaggaataactaatagggccatcaacatgcatttgcatgttgcgggtgctattagtttcgagggggttggacgcgcgttttcaacgcactattaccccttactgaataaggggaaagCTAGCATGTTgtaaatgcgcgtccaaatgcgggttaacagtgcgctccgccagagtgcactgtactgtatcggcctgtgagttagaTTAGTTTGTATGcgtttttgaagagccatgtttttagctcatttttatatttctttttgtttgggaTCAGTTGTAGCCttccaggtagagagttccacagatCTGGTCCAGCAgtggaaaattgatcatttaatcctagtctctggttcctgtcttttaaccagtttgtaatccacgaaaggacattgcctcctatcccatgactttttagtgttcttagaaggctctcatgagggactttatcagacgccttctgaaaatccaaatacactacatctactggttcacctttacccacatgtttattaaccccttcaaataacattcaataattaaaactaataaggattttaaaaatcccctgcatgcatgcatgcacactgttatggttatgaggtagGGATCTGAattggtaccggactcgtttctggTATCGGGTTCGGGTAAAAACCGTGGGAAAAATTTGTTCCAGTGGTTTTTACCGGTTTTTGTCGGCTGTCTTGAgccgaaaaaaacccaacccatcccgaccctttaaatttaattctttcaaatcccccccccccccccccccccccccccccaacttttttaaagtacctggtggtccaggttcTAAACATTGATCTcacctctcgggccgtcggctgccagtaaacaaaatggtgccgatggccctttgcccttaccatgtgacaggggtatccatgccattggctggcccctgtcacatggtaggagcaatggattgcccgtgctattttttaagatggtgccggccacccattgctcctaccatgtgacagaggcaagccaatggcaccgatagctcctcATATACTGACACACTTTCAGGGCCAGTTTCTCCCTTCTTCGGCTGCCGGTGGCAATGCTGGGCCTGGCCTTCTGCCACCAGTTCTCCGAGTGCCGCCACACTAGCTCCAGGAAATGCCGGCAGTGCcgctggcctctgccactgcagctccttgcttttgctggtggggttTCCCCCACCATGTCACTGTTCCACGCTGCTGCAGGACCTTCCTGTCAGCAACAATGGCATTCCTCCCCCTGTTGCCACCTGGGCAGGACcgcccccttgccccccccccccccccccttagcatgTCTCTGCCACCAATAGTATGAGATTTGGTAGGCCTGGGATTACTTCTTCTGCAATAgttacagtatgtgtgtgtgggggggtggggggcaggggagggcatGGTTAGCCTGGGGTGAATAAAGAAACCCTTTTGGCTTCACTCAACCTTGTATTAGCCCTCAGTGATATGCAACCAGTGGTGGTGGTAACACATCAGCATTATCTTGTGCAATACACCAAATTTAACATATTTAAGTAAATTGGTGTTTAAAGGGGTGTTTTCTGGGAGATAATtctcattttaaaattggccattAATGCATCTTAGTACATTGGCTCCTAAATAAGACCAAGTTGTGACTGAAGCAAAGGCATGACTTTTCACCCAGGCCTTCCCTGAAGACCCACTTTCTCTGGTCTGTCTACCTCAACTCCCATGAACGGACTGTGTTATACACAAGAGGGGCTCAACTGGGTCTTAAACTAATCGCAATTTGGAAATGGGTTTCCTATGCTGGATCCAATTTCTACTCAAATTGCACATTCTGATTGTAAGCTAGTCAAATGCCCCTGCTTATTtcaaatttattgtaatccaccttgagaccaaAATTGTTAAAAGGCAAAATATCAAATtctcataaataaatacataaataatatataataagaCGTTTACATGGCTATTTCAAATAAAAGGAGGCACTAATCTGAAGACTATACAACAAAAAAGCCTATCTCCTTTTCTAGGTCTCTTTTGCAATGTCAGGGAAAACTCCAATTTTagaattgtaaaataaataatctctatgtctaaaaaacaatttgaaaactAACTCTGCATCTGATTCCAAGAAAAAAATTAACTATTAAAATAGAATCAAATATTGCTTGTATGTCCTTTTCTGTGAGAGGAGATATATCCAAGCTATCCGATGAAAGCATAATAACAACCATTTCCTTTGATTCAACCTTCTGGTATGGTGCAAGATAATAAATCCTATATACAAATGATAAATATTCAAGAAGAATTAGCAAATACTTTTTCAAATATTGCCAAAATTAGATATTGAAGTCAATGAGggaactttaggaaaattaataaatgtcAATGTTTTCTTCCAAACCAAGTTCTTTACACTTTccaatgttccatgtaatgcaAAATTATTCTTAATAATAGTGCTTCCAGAATCTTCTGGCTTCTTTCAAGTCGTTTCTACTTTAGCAATCCGAGGGAccaatttactaaggcttttctgccttTTTTGATTAGGGGCTCATGGGACTGGCTCACAAGCTGCCGCACTTACCCTCACCACTGACCAACAATGACAGAGGCTTCCTCTTGTGGCAGAATGCCACCATCGATACACGCTGCtgactgctgctgccaccgctgcCTTCCCTTAGATGTATTATGCGCGCATGTGCGTGTATAATATAAGCCCTGTGCCTGGACTGAGCAGCACCTCCCAATGATGTCAGCTCAACTGAGCTATTTAAGCAAGGGCCCTGCAGTATTACCTCAGCTctgcaatgggtctcctgccttgcaatATATGTTGCTTGcatgttcctgcttcctgttttcCTATGTTCCTGAGACCAGTCTTGTCTTCCAGTCTTGtcttatccagccttgccttctccaGTTTTCTTTGTCCAATTTGCCTTATCTTatctgtcttgtccagtgtctggAGTGTGTCCTCAtccacccttggtctgactttcTGGATCTTGACTTCTTGCTTatacctgaccatgattgcctgctgtCTGGTACTGATCCATCACCTGGACCTGTCcatgattgcttgctgcctggacctgaccccttgcctagatctgaccactcttgctagctgcctgcaccaaccttggcctgtctctgaccattagtctgccacctgccctaacTCTGGTATGCTTTTGGACTCTAGCTCTCTTCACCATCCTAGGGACCTGCCCAACTATtaccggccaccagaacccaagggctcaaactgcggggGAAGAGGcgggtataggtgaagctccagactgtcccactacagggcatGTTCATTAACTGCTGGTGTAGACCTTGCGGGTTCACTtttgaggctgcgtcaactacaccacagcaaaAAAGGGATCACGCAGCCACCACCCTTCCTTCTGCCACt
Protein-coding regions in this window:
- the LOC115073822 gene encoding uncharacterized protein LOC115073822, with amino-acid sequence MDDVLPVEPEQTGAASEPMTVWIIGHSFTYWGHRHACGRPYGPHLDLQRRGVRVIWLGRRGMLWDELVPYVRKERERRAAPRVLVVHLGGNDWGKMSGKHFISNVRKDLMTISILLPTTILCWSDIVVRPAELDNIRWKRCRSKANQQIGTWLERLGGRHIKYAWSWGKVTGLFRDDGVHLSFLGLDLFLNSIQEVLEELFPL